The genomic window GTTGAGCTGTTGGCAATAATTATTGGTTCCGGTATCCGGAATGAATCTGCTGTTGATGTTTCCAAGCGAATTCTGAATAGTGTGGATAATGACCTGTCATTATTGTCTAAGATGGATGTCGTGGAACTTAAAAAATTTAGAGGGATAGGTGAAGCCAGAGCAGTAGGAATTGTCGCGGCTCTCGAACTCTGTTCGCGTATTCCATCGCAAAAATCAAAAGTTAAAAGTAAAATTGAATCCAGTAAGGATGCTTTCCATCATCTCCAAGGCGTGCTGTCTAATTTACAGCACGAAGAGTTTTGGATTCTACTATTGAATAGAGCTAATGTTGTTATAGCAAAACATCAAATTAGTAAAGGAGGTGTGAGCGGTACTGTAATCGACAATAAGATAATATTCAAGTTGGCGATCCAAAATGTTTGTTCCTCTATAATTCTCTTTCATAATCATCCTTCGGGCAACCTTCAGCCAAGTGAATCGGATATTAGGTTAACCAAGAAAATCAAGTCTGGAGGGGCACTCATCGATGTTAAAGTTTTAGATCATATTATAATATCTGATAGAAAATATTATAGCTTCGCTGATGATGGAATAATATAGAGTTAAGACAAGATGTTGAAAATTGTTACTGTTATTGGAGCTAGACCTCAAATAATCTAATCTGCAGCCCTAAATAGGGCAATCAGAACGGAGTTTTCTGATAAGATAGAAGAAGTTATAGTGCATACAGGACAGCATTATGATGAAAATCTTTCACAGATATTCTTTGATGAAATGGAAATTTCTAAGCCGGCGTATAACTTGCAAGTAGGTTCAAGCTCACATGCAAAGCAAACAGCAGATATAATGGTTGGCATGGAGGATATTTTGAAAAAAGAGAAGCCCGATGCTTTGGTCCTTTATGGAGATACAAACTCCACCGTGGCTGG from Flavobacteriales bacterium includes these protein-coding regions:
- the radC gene encoding DNA repair protein RadC, translated to MNTFPNNLTIKSWAEEDRPREKLLMKGRKHLTEVELLAIIIGSGIRNESAVDVSKRILNSVDNDLSLLSKMDVVELKKFRGIGEARAVGIVAALELCSRIPSQKSKVKSKIESSKDAFHHLQGVLSNLQHEEFWILLLNRANVVIAKHQISKGGVSGTVIDNKIIFKLAIQNVCSSIILFHNHPSGNLQPSESDIRLTKKIKSGGALIDVKVLDHIIISDRKYYSFADDGII